The following are from one region of the Stanieria sp. NIES-3757 genome:
- a CDS encoding hypothetical protein (hypothetical protein Npun_R0791) gives MNKPENNQTEEALIKEVCRRIRVARSYWDAHNNRACRQEREKALALYNTLTKAQKEKIPQVLRVWLRYRSEKYFGSHQTPPQGNKSSNKSKHRKRT, from the coding sequence ATGAATAAACCAGAAAATAATCAAACAGAAGAAGCACTAATTAAAGAAGTTTGTCGTCGGATTAGAGTCGCTCGAAGTTATTGGGATGCTCATAATAATCGCGCCTGTCGTCAGGAAAGAGAAAAAGCCTTAGCACTATATAACACTTTAACTAAAGCACAAAAAGAAAAAATACCCCAAGTTTTAAGAGTTTGGTTACGCTATCGCAGTGAAAAATATTTTGGTTCACATCAAACTCCACCTCAAGGAAATAAATCAAGTAATAAAAGTAAACATCGTAAAAGAACTTGA
- a CDS encoding hypothetical protein (hypothetical protein CRD_00708), translated as MSDLNRGIMKFDGADKPVVVAVSAALIFGSILVLIIWAINSAYAIN; from the coding sequence ATGTCAGATCTAAATCGTGGAATTATGAAATTTGACGGAGCAGACAAACCAGTTGTTGTCGCAGTCTCCGCAGCTTTGATTTTTGGTAGCATTCTTGTGTTAATTATATGGGCAATTAATTCTGCTTACGCGATTAATTAA
- a CDS encoding DEAD/DEAH box helicase domain-containing protein — protein sequence MVKDTSNILVIEPLSLPETNTDAFIITLQYTLERAIQALYKLENDELASERVGKGKYLLFWEAAEGGAGVLSQILEDFTSFQKIAQEALDICHFLEPKDSCAQACYQCLLSYRNQFDHPHLNRYLISEFLKQLEHSQVALEQDTRSRLEHYQTLLEQTDPNSQFERVVLKAIYEQGIKLPDSAQELIPEANCKPDFIYKKAKIAIFCDGSVHDSPEQQQRDRVQRENLESVTGYMAVSINYQEDLLSQLEYLHSLI from the coding sequence ATGGTTAAAGATACCTCAAACATTTTAGTTATTGAACCCCTGAGTCTTCCAGAAACAAATACGGATGCTTTTATTATTACCTTGCAATACACCCTAGAAAGAGCTATTCAAGCATTATACAAACTGGAAAATGACGAACTGGCTTCCGAAAGAGTTGGAAAAGGTAAATATCTTTTATTCTGGGAAGCAGCCGAAGGCGGTGCAGGTGTATTGTCTCAAATTTTGGAAGATTTTACTTCATTTCAAAAAATCGCCCAGGAAGCTTTAGATATCTGTCATTTCCTAGAACCAAAAGATAGTTGCGCTCAAGCCTGTTATCAATGCTTATTGTCTTACCGCAATCAATTTGACCATCCTCATCTCAATCGTTATTTAATTAGCGAATTTTTAAAACAATTAGAGCATAGTCAAGTAGCTTTAGAACAAGATACGCGATCTCGTTTAGAACATTACCAAACATTACTCGAACAAACCGATCCTAATTCACAATTCGAGCGAGTTGTTTTAAAAGCCATATATGAACAGGGGATTAAACTACCTGATTCTGCTCAAGAATTAATCCCAGAAGCCAACTGCAAGCCCGATTTTATTTATAAAAAAGCCAAAATAGCTATTTTCTGTGACGGTTCGGTTCACGATTCACCAGAACAACAACAACGCGATCGCGTTCAAAGAGAAAACTTAGAGTCGGTTACTGGATATATGGCTGTTTCGATCAATTATCAGGAAGATTTATTATCTCAGTTGGAATATCTACACTCTTTAATTTGA
- a CDS encoding transposase IS4 family protein, giving the protein MLRKSYNTRMDKKLLELYSDYIISSFGQITATGLSRVLEGSISHDKITRFLSAKDLESRELWKLVKPVVREYEQEDGVLIVDDTIEKKPHTQENELVCWHHDHQENRSVKGINIINYVYSVEDISLPIGFDVVKKSIKFCEVKTKKEKRKATATKNELTRNQLKICSQNQLKYRYVLADSWFSSKENMAFICQDLDKHLIMALKSNRTVALSEENKKQGCFTRIDELNWSEQISVRGWLKGLDFPVLIYRQVFKNQDGSTGILYLACSDLNCNVPQIEAIYQKRWNVEVFHKTLKSNTGLAKSPTKCLRTQGNHIFMSIYAAFQLECLKLKHKMNHFALRSTIYVKALQQAMCELHLLKSA; this is encoded by the coding sequence ATGTTACGCAAAAGCTATAATACTCGAATGGACAAAAAGCTTTTGGAACTATACAGCGATTATATTATCAGCTCGTTTGGACAGATAACAGCGACAGGATTATCAAGAGTATTAGAAGGAAGTATCAGTCACGATAAAATAACTCGTTTCCTGTCGGCTAAAGACTTAGAGTCACGAGAGCTGTGGAAGTTAGTGAAACCAGTGGTCAGGGAGTATGAACAAGAAGATGGTGTGTTGATTGTGGATGACACCATAGAGAAAAAACCTCATACCCAAGAGAATGAGTTAGTGTGCTGGCATCATGACCATCAAGAAAACCGTTCTGTCAAGGGAATTAACATCATCAACTATGTTTATAGTGTCGAAGACATAAGCCTACCAATTGGGTTTGATGTCGTCAAAAAGTCCATAAAATTTTGTGAGGTAAAAACAAAGAAGGAAAAACGAAAAGCAACAGCAACAAAAAATGAATTAACACGAAATCAATTAAAAATTTGCTCCCAGAATCAACTCAAATACAGGTATGTGCTAGCTGATAGTTGGTTTTCCTCGAAGGAAAATATGGCTTTTATCTGTCAGGATTTAGATAAGCACTTGATCATGGCTCTCAAAAGCAATCGTACCGTAGCCTTGAGTGAAGAAAACAAAAAACAGGGTTGTTTTACCAGAATTGATGAACTCAACTGGTCAGAACAGATCTCAGTCAGAGGATGGCTTAAAGGACTGGACTTTCCTGTTCTCATCTATCGTCAAGTCTTTAAAAACCAAGATGGCAGTACTGGTATTTTGTATTTGGCTTGTAGTGATTTAAACTGTAATGTCCCTCAAATAGAAGCAATCTACCAAAAACGGTGGAACGTGGAAGTCTTTCATAAAACGCTCAAGTCTAATACTGGTTTAGCTAAGTCCCCAACTAAATGTCTTCGTACTCAAGGAAACCATATCTTTATGTCTATCTATGCTGCATTTCAATTAGAGTGTCTGAAATTGAAACACAAGATGAACCATTTTGCTTTGCGCAGTACTATTTATGTCAAAGCTTTGCAACAAGCTATGTGTGAATTACATTTACTCAAGAGTGCGTAA
- a CDS encoding hypothetical protein (hypothetical protein CWATWH0003_3707): MPFGLKKPNLAIEPDRGTQYFYFEETSEIGVIKNNVYPNFTLTQLIKSLSHTKIILYSWDFQETLIDICQTPSEKFFLNYYLTNYIRRNHNLPILIPQAWIQWHSKSKNELRSNNSSYADDLYRVDFVAFWNNKRYAILVDDISHYAENKYKNPAMSKIKRFINPETAISKRSASLRRTWCTRGAALEKDFDMSDTSSNNKSIKSRKDKLIPEK; this comes from the coding sequence ATGCCATTTGGTTTAAAAAAACCCAATCTTGCTATTGAACCAGATCGAGGAACTCAATATTTTTATTTTGAAGAAACTTCAGAAATTGGAGTTATTAAAAATAACGTTTATCCTAACTTTACTTTAACCCAATTAATTAAATCATTATCTCATACAAAAATAATATTATATAGTTGGGATTTTCAAGAAACTTTAATTGATATTTGTCAAACACCATCTGAAAAGTTTTTTTTAAACTATTATTTAACGAATTATATTAGAAGAAATCACAACTTACCAATTTTAATTCCTCAAGCTTGGATACAGTGGCATTCAAAAAGCAAAAATGAATTACGCTCTAATAATTCTTCTTATGCTGATGACTTGTATAGAGTTGATTTTGTAGCTTTTTGGAATAATAAACGTTACGCAATCCTCGTAGATGATATTAGTCATTATGCAGAAAATAAATATAAAAACCCAGCAATGTCAAAAATCAAAAGATTCATTAATCCAGAAACAGCGATCTCAAAGAGATCCGCTAGTCTTCGACGCACTTGGTGTACACGGGGCGCAGCATTAGAAAAGGATTTTGATATGTCAGATACATCCTCAAACAATAAATCGATAAAATCTAGAAAAGATAAACTCATACCAGAAAAATAA
- a CDS encoding metallophosphoesterase — protein MTETENQTSPLKIAIVGDVHDQWEAADEQALQHLGVDLVLFVGDFGNESIEIVRQITAINIPKAVILGNHDCWYTASPWGRAKAPYDRSKEDRVQQQLDLLGETHVGFAKLDLPQFQLSIVGSRPFSWGGAEWKNEDFYRDRYQVNNFAESTTRIVAAAAATLYDTVIMIGHNGPTGLGELPEDSCGKDWQPLGGDHGDPDFTDAIEKIRILGKSIPLVTFGHMHHRLRHRKDRLRTIINTSPEGTVYLNSACVPRIKHTDNDSYRSFSLVHLQHHQVTQASLIWVDRDFNVISEEILFQQIRSFLA, from the coding sequence ATGACCGAAACAGAGAATCAAACCTCACCTCTTAAAATTGCAATTGTAGGAGATGTTCACGATCAATGGGAAGCAGCAGATGAACAAGCGTTACAACATCTTGGTGTAGATTTAGTTTTATTTGTAGGCGATTTTGGTAATGAATCGATTGAAATAGTCCGCCAAATTACTGCCATTAATATTCCTAAAGCAGTTATTTTAGGTAATCACGATTGTTGGTACACTGCTTCTCCTTGGGGAAGAGCCAAAGCACCCTATGATCGCAGCAAAGAAGATCGAGTCCAACAGCAGCTAGACTTATTAGGAGAAACTCATGTTGGTTTTGCTAAACTCGATTTGCCCCAATTTCAATTATCTATAGTCGGTAGTCGTCCCTTCAGTTGGGGTGGTGCGGAATGGAAAAACGAAGACTTTTATCGCGATCGCTATCAAGTGAATAATTTCGCCGAGTCGACTACTCGCATTGTAGCTGCTGCTGCTGCTACACTTTACGATACTGTGATTATGATCGGTCATAATGGACCCACAGGATTAGGAGAATTACCAGAAGATTCTTGTGGCAAAGATTGGCAACCTCTTGGTGGTGATCATGGCGATCCTGATTTTACTGATGCCATTGAGAAAATCCGAATCTTAGGTAAATCAATCCCTCTAGTTACCTTCGGACACATGCATCATCGTCTACGCCATCGCAAAGACCGCTTGAGAACTATTATTAATACAAGTCCAGAAGGAACTGTTTATTTAAATTCTGCTTGTGTACCTCGGATTAAACACACAGACAATGATTCCTACAGAAGTTTTTCTCTTGTTCATTTACAGCATCATCAAGTAACTCAAGCTTCTTTAATTTGGGTGGATCGAGACTTTAATGTCATTAGTGAAGAAATTCTTTTTCAGCAAATTCGATCTTTTTTGGCTTAA
- a CDS encoding cupin 2 domain-containing protein: MTVNLKATLVEPGKGATYLALGDLYTFLATGEDTDGKYALVEMVLQPQSNTPQHINEEDEAHYILEGKVEYQLDERTITAIPGTYLYFPKGKGHGFKNIGSTTAKVLMWVTPPGGEQFYAEIGQLVNLLMSEKEKRNLSVPPSPADIEKFVELALTKYKVKLVPPTL, encoded by the coding sequence ATGACAGTCAATCTCAAAGCTACTTTGGTTGAGCCAGGTAAAGGTGCTACATACTTAGCACTAGGTGATCTCTACACCTTTCTGGCTACGGGAGAAGATACAGATGGAAAGTATGCACTAGTAGAGATGGTACTGCAACCCCAAAGCAACACACCACAACATATTAATGAAGAAGACGAAGCGCACTATATTTTAGAAGGGAAAGTTGAGTACCAGCTTGACGAGCGGACTATTACTGCAATTCCTGGAACATACCTTTATTTTCCAAAAGGTAAAGGTCACGGGTTTAAAAATATCGGCTCAACAACTGCCAAAGTCTTAATGTGGGTAACACCACCAGGAGGTGAGCAATTTTATGCAGAAATAGGACAGCTAGTAAATCTACTTATGAGTGAGAAAGAAAAGCGTAACCTTTCTGTTCCTCCTTCTCCAGCCGACATTGAAAAATTTGTTGAACTTGCTTTAACCAAGTATAAAGTAAAACTTGTTCCCCCTACTTTATAG
- the uvrC gene encoding excinuclease ABC subunit C, with translation MTALIETKSLIKEPERLETRLKEIPAEPGVYFMRDRQGDILYIGKSKKLRARVRSYFRDTNRLSDRIKMMVRQIVEIEFIVTDTEAEALALEANLVKQHQPYYNVLLKDDKKYPYVCITWSEEYPRIFITRKRKLNKPEDRYYGPYVDTRLLRYTLHIIKRTFPLRQRPKPLFKDRPCLNYDLGRCPGVCQSLITPQEYRQTMQKVAMIFQGRTDELVKMLQTQMEKAAEELNFEQAGKFRDQIKALYALNADQKVSLPDDTISRDAIALASNEQHCCIQLFQIRAGRLVGRLGFFAEAKSATPGAILQRVLEEHYASVDSIEIPSEILLQHELPEAEILTEWLTQQKGRKVNLIVPQRQTKAELIEMVERNAQYELERTQKNSDRNEQALQDLATILDLPELPKRIEGYDISHIQGSNAVASQVVFIDGVAAKQHYRHYKIKNPTVTIGHSDDFASMAEVIRRRFRKYAVDDNVIAASSEDFDENFPDLVMIDGGKGQLSAVVAVLQELNLLEVVKVVSLAKKREEIFLPGESEPLTTNSEQPGVQLLRRVRDEAHRFAVSFHRQQRLQKNKRSRLEEIPGLGFHRQKQLLAHFHSVDYIREASLKQLTEVPGIGNSLAQEIYDYFHPN, from the coding sequence ATGACTGCACTGATAGAAACCAAATCCTTAATTAAAGAACCCGAACGTTTAGAAACTCGCCTCAAAGAAATCCCTGCTGAACCTGGAGTCTACTTCATGCGCGATCGCCAGGGAGATATTCTCTATATTGGTAAGTCCAAAAAACTGCGGGCGCGAGTTCGTTCTTATTTCCGCGATACCAATCGTTTGAGCGATCGCATTAAAATGATGGTGCGTCAGATCGTTGAGATCGAGTTTATTGTTACCGATACTGAAGCGGAAGCTTTAGCTTTAGAAGCCAATCTCGTCAAACAACATCAACCTTACTACAACGTACTATTAAAAGACGACAAAAAATATCCCTACGTTTGTATCACTTGGTCAGAAGAGTATCCTCGGATTTTTATTACCCGTAAAAGAAAATTAAACAAACCAGAAGACCGTTATTATGGCCCTTATGTAGATACTCGTCTACTAAGATACACTCTTCATATTATCAAACGCACGTTTCCTTTACGTCAGCGTCCCAAACCCTTATTTAAAGACCGTCCCTGTCTCAACTACGATCTAGGGCGTTGTCCTGGTGTGTGCCAAAGCTTAATTACGCCTCAAGAGTATCGTCAAACGATGCAAAAAGTAGCGATGATTTTCCAAGGCAGAACCGATGAATTAGTTAAAATGCTGCAAACACAAATGGAAAAAGCTGCTGAAGAGTTAAATTTTGAACAAGCAGGGAAATTCCGCGACCAAATTAAAGCTTTATACGCTCTCAATGCCGATCAAAAAGTTTCTCTACCCGATGATACCATTTCCCGTGACGCGATCGCTTTAGCAAGTAATGAGCAACATTGTTGTATTCAATTGTTTCAAATTCGGGCTGGGAGATTAGTGGGAAGATTGGGATTTTTTGCAGAAGCAAAATCTGCTACACCAGGGGCGATTTTACAACGAGTGTTGGAAGAACATTATGCTTCTGTCGACTCGATAGAAATTCCCAGCGAAATTTTATTACAACATGAACTACCTGAAGCAGAAATCTTAACTGAATGGTTAACCCAACAAAAAGGGCGCAAAGTCAATTTAATCGTTCCCCAAAGACAAACCAAAGCCGAATTGATCGAAATGGTCGAACGTAATGCCCAATACGAATTAGAACGCACTCAAAAAAACAGCGATCGCAATGAACAAGCTTTACAAGACTTAGCTACTATCTTAGATTTACCAGAACTTCCCAAACGAATCGAAGGTTATGACATCTCACATATTCAGGGTTCTAATGCCGTTGCTTCTCAAGTAGTTTTTATCGATGGAGTTGCTGCTAAACAACACTATCGTCACTATAAAATCAAAAATCCTACGGTTACGATTGGTCATTCTGATGACTTTGCTAGTATGGCGGAAGTAATTCGTCGTCGTTTTCGTAAATATGCAGTTGATGATAATGTAATTGCTGCCTCTTCTGAAGATTTCGATGAAAATTTTCCTGATTTAGTAATGATTGATGGTGGCAAAGGACAACTATCAGCAGTCGTAGCTGTTTTACAAGAATTAAACTTATTAGAAGTAGTCAAAGTTGTCAGTTTAGCCAAAAAAAGAGAAGAGATTTTTTTACCAGGAGAATCCGAACCATTAACTACTAATTCCGAACAACCAGGAGTCCAATTATTACGCCGAGTTCGAGATGAAGCCCATCGTTTCGCCGTTAGTTTTCATCGCCAACAAAGACTCCAAAAAAACAAGCGATCGCGTTTAGAAGAAATTCCTGGTTTGGGTTTTCACAGGCAAAAACAGTTACTCGCCCATTTTCATTCGGTTGATTACATTCGTGAAGCTTCGCTTAAACAATTAACAGAAGTTCCTGGTATTGGTAATAGTTTAGCTCAGGAAATTTACGACTATTTTCATCCTAATTAA
- a CDS encoding hemolysin-type calcium-binding region protein: MAMFTIYKGTNDNDSLVGGTGNDYLYGYLGNDTLKGLAGIDIISGGVGNDSIEGGLGNDQLSAGKNYYTVETGNDTLKGGNGDDLIWVNGGIDSVDGGIGRDYFILDLSYATDDLTIDYSNPNNGTSSNGSTFQNIEGITIESGSGNDSLNVPGISYSQIYSGGGNDTLQGSSGDNNLEGEEGNDSIIGGNSQDTIYGGNWRDDDGDNGLDTLVGNAGNDRLFGQAGDDSLDGGEGDDQLYGQKGNDSIVGGLGNDLLYAGKNMYLETGDDTLNAGDGNDTIYVAGGVDSIDGGIGTDDLNVWLSNAINNLTIDYSDPNNGTFSNGITFQNIERIKLNSGSGNDNLNLSGISYNNYLGSRVYSDEGDDTLVGGLGYNDLSGGQGNDSIIGSNSNDNLSGGSGNDTLDGGVGNDTLYGGRGNDSLVSGNNNDLLISNEGSDLLLAGSGNDTLYGGAGNDTLYGSVGNDSLMGQQDDDTYIVDSLSDIVTEKYAGGIDTIQTELDYSLASITNVENLLLTGTVALNGRGNILKNTITGNSNNNTLNGSSGDDTLNGGAGNDSLIGDFGNDSLNGGLDNDTLIGGNNNDLLNGNEGSDLLLAGTGNDTLNGGTGNDTLNGGAGNDSLIGGTGNDSLVGSTGNDVFNGGEGNDIYSIDSIDDVILENSGEGIDTVKSLVNYSLTENVEKLTLLETDALSGTGNNRNNTIVGNRGNNLLHGGEGNDLIRGNEGNDVIYGDLGLDKLYGGVGTDTFAIQLNLDKDTIYDFQVGSDRLGLSDSLSFGDLTITANYNNSATLIKDNTNNVLAILSGINSSLITQADFVTL, translated from the coding sequence ATGGCAATGTTTACAATTTATAAAGGAACTAACGATAATGATTCTTTAGTAGGAGGAACTGGGAATGATTATCTTTATGGTTATTTAGGTAACGATACTTTAAAGGGATTAGCAGGAATAGACATTATTTCTGGTGGAGTAGGGAATGACTCTATTGAAGGTGGATTAGGTAATGATCAGCTTTCCGCAGGAAAGAACTATTATACGGTAGAAACAGGTAATGACACTCTCAAGGGTGGTAATGGAGACGATCTTATCTGGGTTAATGGTGGTATCGATAGTGTTGATGGTGGTATCGGTAGGGACTATTTTATTCTCGACTTATCCTACGCTACTGACGATCTAACAATTGATTATTCTAACCCGAACAATGGTACTTCTTCCAATGGCTCAACGTTTCAGAATATCGAAGGGATAACTATAGAATCTGGTTCGGGCAATGATAGCCTCAATGTACCTGGGATTAGTTACAGTCAAATATATAGTGGCGGAGGGAATGATACTCTTCAAGGAAGTTCTGGTGATAACAATCTCGAAGGGGAAGAGGGAAATGATTCAATCATAGGTGGTAATTCCCAAGACACAATCTACGGTGGTAATTGGCGTGATGACGATGGTGATAATGGGTTAGATACTCTGGTTGGTAATGCTGGTAATGACAGGCTTTTTGGTCAAGCAGGAGATGATAGCTTAGATGGCGGTGAGGGAGACGATCAACTCTATGGTCAAAAAGGCAATGACTCTATTGTAGGTGGGTTAGGTAACGATCTGCTTTACGCTGGGAAAAATATGTACTTAGAAACAGGCGATGATACCCTAAATGCTGGCGATGGCAATGATACTATTTACGTGGCTGGTGGTGTCGATAGTATTGATGGTGGTATTGGTACGGACGATCTTAATGTCTGGTTATCTAACGCTATTAACAATCTAACAATTGATTATTCTGACCCGAACAATGGTACTTTTTCTAATGGCATAACGTTTCAGAATATCGAACGAATAAAACTAAACTCTGGTTCGGGTAATGATAACCTCAATTTATCTGGGATTAGTTATAACAATTACTTGGGTAGTAGAGTATATAGTGACGAAGGTGATGATACTCTAGTTGGAGGTTTGGGTTATAACGATCTCAGTGGGGGACAGGGAAATGATTCAATTATAGGTAGTAATTCCAATGACAACCTCTCTGGTGGTAGTGGTAATGACACTCTCGATGGCGGTGTAGGTAATGACACACTATACGGAGGAAGAGGAAACGATAGTTTGGTTAGCGGTAATAATAACGACCTACTCATTAGTAACGAAGGTTCAGATTTATTATTGGCTGGTAGTGGTAATGACACTCTTTATGGTGGTGCTGGTAATGACACTCTTTATGGCAGTGTAGGTAATGATAGCCTAATGGGTCAACAAGACGATGATACTTACATTGTCGATAGCCTAAGTGATATCGTTACAGAGAAGTATGCTGGAGGTATAGATACGATTCAAACTGAACTTGACTACAGTTTAGCCTCCATTACTAACGTCGAAAATTTGCTTTTGACAGGGACTGTTGCTCTAAATGGAAGAGGAAACATTCTCAAAAATACCATTACAGGGAATAGTAACAATAATACTCTTAACGGTAGTTCAGGAGATGATACTCTCAATGGCGGTGCTGGTAATGACAGTTTAATCGGTGATTTTGGTAATGACAGTTTGAACGGTGGCTTAGATAACGATACATTGATTGGCGGTAATAATAACGACTTACTCAATGGTAACGAAGGTTCAGATTTATTATTGGCTGGTACTGGTAATGATACTCTCAATGGTGGTACTGGTAATGATACTCTCAATGGTGGTGCTGGTAATGACAGCCTAATTGGAGGAACAGGAAATGATAGTTTGGTTGGTAGTACAGGAAATGATGTTTTCAATGGTGGAGAGGGTAACGATATTTACTCTATTGATAGTATCGACGATGTAATTTTAGAAAATTCTGGTGAAGGAATAGATACGGTTAAAAGCTTGGTTAATTATTCTTTAACAGAAAATGTGGAAAAATTAACTCTGCTTGAAACAGATGCTCTTAGCGGTACGGGTAACAACCGCAATAATACCATCGTCGGCAATAGGGGAAATAATCTCCTTCACGGTGGAGAGGGGAATGATCTTATTCGCGGTAATGAAGGTAATGATGTTATTTATGGAGATTTAGGATTAGATAAGTTGTATGGTGGTGTTGGGACAGATACCTTTGCGATTCAACTTAATCTAGATAAAGATACTATCTATGATTTTCAAGTTGGTAGCGATCGCTTGGGATTATCTGATAGTCTTAGTTTTGGCGATCTAACTATTACTGCTAATTACAATAATTCAGCCACTTTGATCAAAGATAATACTAATAATGTCTTGGCTATTTTATCTGGAATAAATTCTAGTCTGATTACGCAAGCAGATTTTGTAACTCTTTAA